One genomic segment of Oncorhynchus mykiss isolate Arlee chromosome 10, USDA_OmykA_1.1, whole genome shotgun sequence includes these proteins:
- the LOC110533111 gene encoding trace amine-associated receptor 13c-like: protein MAFSEVDGYQAVQYCFPLHNSSCVKEERSIAENILMHLFFFSVSSFTVFVNLLVIISISHFKQLHTPTNLLILSLAVSDLLVGIVVIPVEGIKVIESCWYLGETMCSVFHGIVFSVIFASLYNLVIIAVDRYVAVCDPLLYISKITIGKTVTSIFLTWIFSFIYNLVILYCNGQWYRSQAHKNCHGECVLIISFTWGIIDLFVSFVAPCSVIICLYMNIFKVARIQVKVMNITTRIKMSESKATKTLGVVLSVFLVGWITYYVGSLSEDYLAHSDVIIAFLSWVVYINSFLNPLIYALFYPWFKTAVRHILTLHILAPSSSLINLFPENC, encoded by the coding sequence ATGGCGTTCAGTGAAGTGGATGGATATCAAGCAGTACAATACTGTTTTCCTCTCCACAACTCGTCTTGCGTTAAGGAGGAGCGATCCATAGCAGAAAATATACTCATgcaccttttttttttctctgtgtCATCATTCACAGTGTTTGTGAATCTGCTGGTGatcatctccatctctcacttcAAGCAGCTCCACACTCCAACGAACCTGctcatcctctctctggctgtgtcagATCTCCTGGTTGGGATTGTTGTGATTCCAGTGGAGGGCATCAAAGTCATCGAGTCATGCTGGTATCTTGGTGAAACAATGTGTTCAGTTTTTCATGGGATTGTTTTCTCTGTCATTTTTGCATCTCTATACAATTTAGTCATCATAGCTGTTGACAGATATGTTGCTGTTTGTGATCCTTTACTCTACATTTCAAAAATAACTATTGGAAAAACAGTGACTTCTATATTCCTAACCTGGATATTTTCTTTTATATATAATCTTGTTATTCTATACTGTAATGGTCAATGGTATCGTTCTCAGGCACACAAGAACTGCCATGGAGAATGTGTGTTGATTATCAGTTTTACATGGGGAATTATTGACCTTTTTGTCTCCTTTGTTGCACCttgttctgttattatatgcttATACATGAACATTTTCAAAGTGGCAAGAATTCAAGTAAAAGTGATGAATATCACAACCAGGATCAAGATGTCAGAGAGTAAGGCAACCAAAACACTGGGGGTTGTGTTATCGGTGTTCCTCGTCGGTTGGATCACATATTACGTTGGTTCACTTTCTGAGGACTACCTGGCACATTCAGATGTCATCATAGCATTTCTCTCCTGGGTTGTGTACATTAATTCATTCCTTAACCCTCTGATCTATGCATTGTTTTACCCATGGTTCAAAACAGCAGTAAGACACATCTTAACCTTACATATCCTGGCACCCTCATCCTCCTTAATAAATCTCTTTCCAGAAAATtgttag